From the Kallotenue papyrolyticum genome, the window GCGTGCCTTCACCCGCGGCCAGAATAGCAACTCCCAAACGTGGCGATGTGGTGGTCATACACAACAAAAAACAGCGAAACGCCGTCGCGTTTCACTGCTAGAAGACACGCTCGCCGCGCCCTCATGTACGCGGCTGCGCCATAGCGGATCGGTTTCGGACTGATGGTGCAAGTTCATTGCAATGAACAGCGCCCCGTTGCCCAGCGCGGCGGAGTTTGGCTGGCGGACCAGGATTCGAACCTGGATTAACGGATCCAAAGTCCGCTGTCCTACCCTTAGACGATCCGCCACCGTCGCGCCGGGCACCACGCCCCGCCGGCATGCGTTGCCCACCGGAGCAAGCTTCCCGATTATACCAAAACCCGCCAGGCCGATCAACCGCGCCCCTTGACACGCTGCGCCGTCTGGCGCTAGCATCCAACCGTGGTTGATAGTGGAGGCGCGATGCACCCCGATCGGCTGATGACTCACTCGCTACGCGAGTCGGCGCAGGGCCGGGCCTTAGCGCAGATCATGGCGGCTGCGCTGCAGGCTGTCGATCCCGAGCGCGCCGTGCGGCGTTACCTACGCCGCGAAGGCGAGCAGTTGGTGGTGGGCGAGCAGCGCTACGATCTCACGCGCTTCAGACGCGTCCTGGTCGTGGGCGCCGGCAAGGCGGGCGCTCCCATGGCGCACGCCGCGGCGGAGATCCTTGGTGATCGGCTCAGCGCGGGCCTGGTCATCGTCAAAGAGGGCTATGCCGCTGCCGCGCCGGAGCAGGCCACGCCGATCGTGCTGCTCGAGGCAGGCCATCCGCTGCCCGATGCGCGCAACGTGGCCGCAGCACAACGGCTGGTCGAGCTGCTGGCCACAGCGCAGGCCGATGATCTGGTGCTGGCGCTGATCTCAGGCGGTGGCTCGGCGCTGCTGACGCTGCCGTCCCCCGGTCTCCAGCTCGATGATCTGCGCGCCGTGACCGACCTGTTGTTGCGCTGCGGCGCGACGATCAACGAACTCAACACGGTGCGCAAACATCTTACCCGCCTCAGCGGCGGGCAGCTAGCCGCGCTGGCCGCGCCCGCCACGCTGGTGGCCCTGATCCTCTCGGATGTCGTCGGCTCGCCCTTGGAGGTGATCGCCTCAGGCCCGACCGTGCCTGATCCAAGCACCTTTGCCGATGCCTGGGCTGTGCTCACGCGCCACGGTCTGACCCAGCACCTCCCGCCGGCCGTGCGCACGTACCTCCAACAGGGGTGCGCAGGACAGCAGCCGGAAACGCCCAAGCCGGGTGAGACGCTCTTTGCGCGCGTCCAGAACGTGATCATCGCGTCCAACGCCCTGGCCGCCGAGGCTGCCGCCGAGGCCGGGCACCGCCTCGGCTTCAGACCGTTGCTGCTGACCACCTACCTGGAGGGCGAGGCCCGCGTCGTTGGTGGCGTGCTGGCGGCGATCGCCCGTGAGATCGTCGCTGCCGATCGTCCCCTGGCGCGCCCGGCACTGATCATCGCCGGCGGCGAAACGACCGTCACCGTACGCGGCGATGGCCTCGGCGGACGCAACCAGGAGCTGGCGCTGGGCGCGGTGCATGGCCTGCACGGCCTACCCGCAACGACGTTGGTGGCGCTCGCTA encodes:
- a CDS encoding glycerate kinase type-2 family protein, which codes for MHPDRLMTHSLRESAQGRALAQIMAAALQAVDPERAVRRYLRREGEQLVVGEQRYDLTRFRRVLVVGAGKAGAPMAHAAAEILGDRLSAGLVIVKEGYAAAAPEQATPIVLLEAGHPLPDARNVAAAQRLVELLATAQADDLVLALISGGGSALLTLPSPGLQLDDLRAVTDLLLRCGATINELNTVRKHLTRLSGGQLAALAAPATLVALILSDVVGSPLEVIASGPTVPDPSTFADAWAVLTRHGLTQHLPPAVRTYLQQGCAGQQPETPKPGETLFARVQNVIIASNALAAEAAAEAGHRLGFRPLLLTTYLEGEARVVGGVLAAIAREIVAADRPLARPALIIAGGETTVTVRGDGLGGRNQELALGAVHGLHGLPATTLVALATDGGDGPTDAAGAVVTGATAGRARLLGLDPAQFLQRNDAYHFFAALGDLLLPGPTNTNVNDLALLAIGMPTIG